The proteins below are encoded in one region of Clostridium fermenticellae:
- the spoVG gene encoding septation regulator SpoVG: MQITDVRVRKIAAEGKMKAIVSVTFDNEFVVHDIKVIEGQNGLFIAMPSRKTPDGEFKDIAHPINTQTREKIQKSILEEYEKVKNEENVSDGKSEE, from the coding sequence ATGCAAATTACGGATGTTAGAGTTAGAAAAATAGCGGCTGAGGGAAAGATGAAAGCTATAGTATCAGTAACCTTTGATAATGAATTCGTAGTCCATGATATAAAGGTTATAGAAGGCCAGAACGGGCTTTTCATAGCAATGCCAAGTAGAAAAACTCCTGATGGAGAATTTAAGGACATTGCGCACCCAATTAATACTCAGACTAGAGAAAAAATTCAAAAGTCAATTTTGGAAGAATATGAAAAAGTAAAGAATGAAGAAAATGTTTCTGATGGAAAATCAGAGGAATAA
- the murC gene encoding UDP-N-acetylmuramate--L-alanine ligase, whose product MSFDFIKDKDKTIHFIGIGGISMSGLAQILLNRGFKVSGSDIKTSPITDNLSSLGAKIYIGQSESNIKSNIDLVVYTAAISNDNPEYVKALSLNIPVMSRAELLGYIMKGHKYNVAVAGTHGKTTTTSIISHICLQANLDPTILVGGQLDAINGNVRSSNSQYFITEACEYKASFLKFFPYIGVILNIDADHLDFYKDIDDIQNAFIKFAKLIPKNGYLVCLAEDQRMNKVISESNCNVITYGINKGDITCKNVEFNKKACASFDVYKNGNQLMHVKLNIPGKHNILNTLASICVAFCLNISNESIVRGIANFKGTHRRFEIKGIKSGVTVIDDYAHHPTEIKATLSAANNYPHKRIFCVFQPHTYSRTLNLFEEFTKAFDNVDELILADIYAAREKDTGVVSSNSLGDEIRKRNIKCSNFHNFEDILSYLNKNLKDGDLLLTVGAGDIFKVGEMYLK is encoded by the coding sequence GTGTCGTTTGATTTTATTAAAGATAAGGATAAAACAATACATTTTATAGGAATTGGTGGTATAAGTATGAGCGGCTTAGCTCAAATTCTACTAAACAGAGGTTTTAAAGTTTCTGGATCAGATATTAAGACTTCACCAATTACCGATAATCTATCATCACTTGGTGCAAAAATTTATATTGGTCAGTCTGAAAGTAATATAAAAAGTAATATAGATTTGGTAGTATATACAGCAGCTATATCCAATGATAATCCTGAATATGTTAAAGCACTATCTTTAAATATTCCAGTTATGAGCAGAGCTGAATTATTAGGTTATATAATGAAAGGTCATAAATATAATGTAGCTGTAGCTGGAACACATGGTAAAACTACTACCACTTCTATAATTTCGCATATATGCCTTCAAGCTAATCTGGATCCAACTATATTAGTCGGAGGGCAGCTCGATGCAATAAACGGCAATGTACGTTCAAGCAACAGTCAATATTTTATAACTGAAGCATGTGAATATAAAGCTTCCTTCTTAAAATTTTTTCCATACATTGGCGTAATACTGAATATAGATGCAGATCATCTTGATTTTTATAAGGATATAGATGATATCCAAAATGCTTTTATTAAATTTGCAAAACTTATCCCTAAAAATGGTTATCTAGTATGTTTGGCTGAAGACCAAAGAATGAATAAAGTAATATCTGAATCAAATTGCAATGTAATAACATATGGTATAAATAAAGGTGATATCACATGTAAAAACGTGGAATTCAATAAAAAAGCATGTGCTTCATTCGATGTATATAAAAATGGGAATCAACTTATGCATGTTAAATTAAATATTCCAGGTAAACACAATATACTAAATACATTGGCAAGCATTTGTGTTGCATTTTGCCTTAACATATCTAATGAAAGTATAGTTAGGGGTATTGCAAATTTTAAAGGTACCCACAGAAGATTTGAAATTAAGGGTATTAAATCCGGTGTCACTGTAATAGATGATTATGCACATCATCCAACAGAAATTAAAGCCACTTTAAGTGCAGCAAACAATTATCCGCATAAGAGAATTTTCTGTGTCTTTCAACCACATACCTATTCAAGAACTCTAAATCTATTTGAAGAGTTTACAAAAGCATTCGATAATGTCGACGAACTTATACTAGCTGATATATATGCTGCAAGAGAAAAAGACACTGGTGTCGTTAGCTCAAATTCTCTAGGAGATGAGATAAGAAAACGAAATATAAAATGTTCTAACTTTCATAATTTCGAAGACATTTTATCATATTTAAACAAGAATTTAAAAGACGGAGACTTACTTCTCACCGTTGGTGCAGGTGATATATTTAAAGTGGGTGAAATGTATTTAAAATAA
- the purR gene encoding pur operon repressor encodes MEKFTRNQRVAAITKTLIENPNKIINLNKFTNVFNAAKSTISEDLVVIKDTLNKLDIGRIDTISGAAGGIKYVCNISKEDSRKFAEKLCIILKNRDRIIPGNFLYVTDIVFDPQIIHTAGKILASAFITKDIDYVITVETKGIPLAYEVARMLGVQLVLARRETKITEGSTLSINYVSGSSGRIQNMSLSKKSLNRNSNCIFIDDFMKAGGTAMGIIDLLKEFESQLIGIGVLIDNLETPRKLIHDYVSIVDFKGVDENGESLLFPSKLFK; translated from the coding sequence ATGGAAAAATTTACTAGAAATCAAAGGGTAGCTGCAATAACTAAAACTTTAATAGAAAATCCAAATAAAATTATAAATTTAAATAAATTTACTAATGTGTTTAATGCGGCAAAATCGACAATAAGTGAAGATTTGGTGGTTATTAAAGATACTTTGAATAAACTTGATATAGGAAGAATTGATACTATATCTGGAGCTGCAGGTGGTATTAAATATGTTTGTAATATATCAAAAGAGGATAGTAGAAAATTTGCAGAAAAATTATGTATTATTTTGAAAAATAGGGATAGAATAATACCAGGGAACTTTTTATATGTAACAGATATAGTTTTTGATCCACAGATAATTCATACAGCTGGTAAAATACTTGCTTCAGCTTTTATAACTAAAGATATAGATTATGTAATAACTGTTGAAACAAAAGGTATACCTCTTGCATATGAGGTGGCTAGAATGTTAGGAGTACAGTTGGTTCTTGCTAGGCGTGAAACTAAAATTACAGAAGGATCTACTTTAAGCATAAATTATGTGTCTGGTTCAAGTGGAAGAATACAGAACATGTCTCTGTCAAAAAAATCATTGAATAGAAATAGCAATTGCATATTCATAGATGATTTTATGAAAGCAGGCGGGACGGCTATGGGCATAATTGACTTATTGAAAGAATTTGAAAGTCAGCTTATAGGAATAGGTGTCTTGATAGATAATTTAGAAACTCCTAGAAAATTAATACATGATTATGTATCTATAGTGGATTTTAAAGGTGTTGATGAAAATGGTGAATCTTTATTATTTCCTTCTAAATTGTTTAAATAA